From one Bacteroidales bacterium genomic stretch:
- a CDS encoding DUF4402 domain-containing protein: MTFYKQQIKQILRLSNSCGLGIVLFFMLALLPGIHKVSAQQTPFPPPNQMEVFSVQQLNFGSFTTGASGGTVVISPEGFRTSTETVILMGGNFNQAIFEIKLIPGRLVQIILEPQVPLHRIGGGGSMNMQVGPADKGSSFVTTGGHPFYNPVGVGGTLFVGSTTANPAGAYEGQFSVTFIQE, encoded by the coding sequence ATGACTTTTTACAAACAACAAATAAAACAAATACTACGTCTCAGCAACAGCTGCGGCTTGGGAATAGTATTGTTTTTTATGTTGGCACTGCTGCCTGGCATCCACAAAGTCAGCGCACAGCAAACACCTTTTCCGCCGCCCAACCAGATGGAGGTATTCAGTGTGCAGCAGCTCAACTTTGGAAGCTTTACCACAGGGGCAAGCGGCGGCACAGTAGTCATCAGTCCGGAAGGTTTTCGCACATCAACAGAAACAGTCATCCTAATGGGAGGGAATTTTAACCAGGCAATCTTTGAAATAAAACTCATTCCGGGGCGGTTGGTACAAATTATTCTGGAACCACAAGTGCCGCTTCACCGCATTGGCGGCGGTGGCAGCATGAACATGCAGGTGGGGCCAGCCGACAAGGGGAGCAGTTTTGTGACTACAGGAGGACATCCGTTTTACAATCCTGTAGGAGTAGGAGGTACACTATTCGTGGGCAGCACTACCGCCAACCCCGCCGGCGCATACGAAGGACAGTTTAGTGTTACTTTTATTCAGGAATGA